One stretch of Chiroxiphia lanceolata isolate bChiLan1 chromosome 1, bChiLan1.pri, whole genome shotgun sequence DNA includes these proteins:
- the PSENEN gene encoding LOW QUALITY PROTEIN: gamma-secretase subunit PEN-2 (The sequence of the model RefSeq protein was modified relative to this genomic sequence to represent the inferred CDS: inserted 1 base in 1 codon; deleted 1 base in 1 codon; substituted 1 base at 1 genomic stop codon), which produces MNVDRVSNEEKLELCWKYFXGGFLLLPFLWVMNVVWFFXEAFWAPPFREQQQIKHYVARSALGAGLWGFSLGSGLGSSRLTVANG; this is translated from the exons ATGAACGTGGACCGAGTCTCCAATGAGGAGaaactggagctgtgctggaaatACT CAGGGgggttcctgctgctgcccttcctgtGGGTGATGAACGTGGTTTGGTTCTTCTGAGAGGCCTTTTGGGCC CCCCCATTCAGGGAACAGCAACAGATCAAACACTACGTGGCGCGTTCTGCACTGGGAGCGGGGCTCTGGGGGTTCTCCCTGGGGTCTGGATTGGGCTCTTCCAGACTCACCGTGGctaatgga